One segment of Mycobacterium spongiae DNA contains the following:
- a CDS encoding DUF4229 domain-containing protein, with product MVRDLLAYALARLALAAALAAAIYGVTRLFGVDDVPLYVAVAVAIVIALPLGMWVFAPLRRRATTSVAAFDERRRSDREQLLARLRGERSPD from the coding sequence ATGGTCCGCGACCTCCTCGCATATGCACTGGCCCGATTGGCGTTGGCGGCTGCGCTCGCCGCGGCGATCTACGGCGTTACCCGGCTGTTCGGCGTCGACGACGTCCCGCTCTACGTGGCTGTCGCTGTCGCGATCGTGATCGCGCTGCCTCTCGGTATGTGGGTTTTCGCCCCGCTGCGCAGGCGCGCCACCACCAGCGTCGCCGCATTCGATGAGCGCCGGCGCAGCGATCGCGAGCAGCTACTCGCCAGGTTGCGTGGCGAGCGGTCACCCGACTAG
- a CDS encoding MFS transporter, giving the protein MSATQENRHWWIVAAASLVLGLVVLDETVVGVALPTIRADLGMTEVASHWVVNAYLLTFTCFVAIGGKLGDLLGRRRVFVVGAAFFTAGSAVAATAPSGGWLVAARAVQGVGAAMTFPGSMAIITASVPPQQRGAAFGIQTTIAASFMASGPLVGGLLSELVSWRWIFWINVPIVAVAAGVLLMMLEPQAGSSRGAGAFGFARFDYPGLALMVVGLTGITVGLMQSSDWGWTSPAIIGPLVGGCALIATFVAVELKRAEPVVQLELLRIRTFAGGNVVFAMFQFEKMIVFIFVALYLQHALGRSPIEAGVVVSIAILPTLITSRLAGATRDKYGSRVPLTVALVITGVALSAIGLATSLHSEAAIVAVMVVWGATMPFIAVSARPALMGAVPAAKQGEASGINLSVQMLGGTVAIGVGSPLLILTGSYVLLFLLTGVLTLGVAAIAWSMIERSMTQAA; this is encoded by the coding sequence ATGTCCGCCACTCAGGAGAACCGTCATTGGTGGATTGTCGCTGCGGCCAGCCTGGTGCTCGGTCTCGTCGTGCTCGACGAGACGGTGGTGGGGGTGGCGCTGCCCACCATCCGGGCTGACCTGGGCATGACAGAGGTCGCCAGCCACTGGGTGGTCAATGCCTACCTGCTGACGTTCACCTGTTTTGTCGCTATCGGTGGCAAACTCGGCGATCTGCTGGGCCGGCGCCGGGTTTTTGTGGTCGGAGCCGCGTTCTTCACGGCCGGATCCGCGGTGGCGGCTACGGCGCCGAGCGGCGGCTGGCTCGTCGCCGCCCGTGCCGTGCAGGGCGTGGGTGCGGCAATGACTTTTCCGGGCTCCATGGCGATCATCACTGCCAGCGTTCCACCGCAGCAGCGCGGCGCCGCGTTCGGAATCCAGACGACGATAGCTGCCAGTTTCATGGCATCTGGGCCGCTGGTGGGTGGGCTCTTGTCGGAGCTGGTCTCCTGGCGGTGGATCTTCTGGATCAACGTGCCGATCGTCGCGGTGGCGGCTGGCGTGCTGTTGATGATGCTGGAGCCGCAGGCCGGCAGCTCCCGGGGCGCCGGGGCCTTCGGTTTCGCGCGGTTCGACTACCCGGGGCTGGCACTGATGGTGGTGGGCTTGACCGGTATCACGGTCGGATTGATGCAGTCCAGCGATTGGGGGTGGACATCGCCGGCCATCATCGGCCCGCTGGTGGGCGGCTGTGCGCTCATCGCCACATTTGTTGCCGTCGAACTCAAACGTGCCGAGCCGGTAGTGCAACTGGAGTTGCTGCGCATCCGCACTTTCGCCGGCGGCAACGTGGTCTTCGCGATGTTTCAGTTCGAGAAGATGATCGTGTTCATCTTCGTAGCGCTCTATCTGCAGCATGCGCTGGGGCGCTCGCCGATCGAGGCCGGCGTCGTTGTCAGCATCGCCATTCTGCCGACCCTGATCACCTCGCGGTTGGCGGGCGCGACCCGCGACAAGTACGGCTCCCGGGTGCCGCTCACCGTCGCGCTCGTTATCACCGGGGTGGCCCTGAGTGCGATCGGGCTGGCTACGTCGTTGCATAGCGAAGCGGCGATCGTTGCGGTGATGGTCGTGTGGGGAGCGACCATGCCGTTCATCGCGGTGAGCGCTCGTCCGGCGTTGATGGGAGCGGTGCCGGCGGCCAAGCAGGGCGAGGCCAGCGGGATCAATCTGAGCGTGCAGATGCTCGGTGGCACGGTTGCCATTGGCGTCGGCAGCCCCCTGTTGATCCTCACCGGCTCCTACGTGCTGCTTTTTCTGCTGACTGGCGTCTTGACCCTCGGCGTCGCAGCGATTGCGTGGTCGATGATCGAGCGGTCCATGACGCAAGCGGCCTGA
- a CDS encoding ParB/Srx family N-terminal domain-containing protein, producing MAGIGRRTVAAGFFVVALTVAACSAPSGERSGAATPSGASEPCAEQNARYCAAEEGDLLEVTLGELRPTQPSLGYDEVYYRLGRYTLGAGAADQLLDQWCVTNGQDGLAEADQGATLAAPTSFRCQTARGSETAESTAPMKTVVIGPGGQPYLTDGHHTLTSFWEAPGGGPGIGVRLKVTGNLSSLEPEAFWDEMQSRGWTWLRDAHGKPITPDQLPIGLGLKQFANDRYRGALYFVRDVGFIPDDDRPEFQEFYWGHWLREQTDPKLSLQSFDLDQLASYLSLVGNFARAIVALPPDTVIAAERTAADLGKMDSFGQQAFDGLGQPVDSAKPGKLAYAIAYKAGR from the coding sequence ATGGCGGGCATAGGTCGGCGAACCGTCGCCGCCGGGTTTTTTGTTGTCGCGCTGACCGTGGCGGCCTGCAGTGCACCTTCCGGCGAGCGCAGCGGCGCGGCCACACCCTCCGGAGCGTCCGAGCCGTGTGCTGAGCAGAACGCCCGGTACTGCGCTGCCGAAGAAGGCGATCTGCTCGAGGTCACCCTCGGCGAACTGCGCCCCACCCAGCCGTCGCTGGGTTACGACGAGGTGTACTACCGCCTAGGCCGCTACACCCTCGGCGCCGGCGCGGCCGACCAACTGCTCGACCAGTGGTGTGTCACCAACGGGCAGGATGGGTTGGCCGAGGCCGACCAGGGCGCTACCCTCGCCGCCCCGACGTCGTTTCGTTGCCAGACCGCACGTGGATCGGAGACCGCGGAGTCCACGGCCCCAATGAAGACCGTCGTGATCGGCCCGGGCGGCCAGCCCTACCTCACCGACGGCCACCACACGCTGACCTCGTTCTGGGAGGCGCCCGGTGGCGGCCCCGGCATCGGGGTGCGGCTGAAGGTCACCGGTAACCTCTCGTCGCTGGAACCCGAAGCCTTCTGGGACGAGATGCAGTCCCGCGGCTGGACCTGGCTGCGCGACGCCCACGGCAAGCCCATCACGCCCGATCAACTGCCGATCGGACTGGGGCTCAAGCAGTTCGCCAACGACCGGTATCGCGGCGCGCTGTACTTCGTCCGCGACGTCGGCTTCATCCCGGACGATGACCGCCCGGAGTTCCAGGAGTTCTACTGGGGTCATTGGCTGCGCGAGCAGACCGACCCGAAGCTTTCGCTGCAATCCTTCGACCTTGATCAACTGGCTTCCTACCTCAGCCTTGTCGGCAATTTCGCCCGGGCGATCGTCGCCCTGCCGCCCGACACCGTGATCGCCGCCGAGCGCACCGCTGCTGACCTCGGCAAGATGGATTCTTTCGGGCAACAGGCCTTCGATGGGTTGGGACAGCCGGTGGACTCCGCCAAGCCCGGGAAGCTGGCCTACGCCATCGCCTACAAGGCGGGCCGATGA
- a CDS encoding TetR/AcrR family transcriptional regulator, giving the protein MSSSGDPETSRRRGRPSVAGERRAAIIEAHIQLISEQGSPTVPMADIAERAGVARTAISHFVGDHKALRVATIHELGRRYELAIRDAVGPDPTPENIIDLLFSRAWTTHRSTDDRAFDLLQATASRHPETRKAVRDAYALLVDELAAAITRNSKTSPQRAAAIAYAIVCLSESNTVLLDVGFPEHHSRDAAGLARSMLKTG; this is encoded by the coding sequence GTGTCATCGTCCGGCGATCCCGAGACCAGTCGCCGTCGCGGCCGCCCCAGCGTCGCCGGCGAACGCCGAGCCGCGATCATCGAGGCGCACATCCAGCTGATCTCCGAGCAGGGCTCACCTACGGTTCCCATGGCCGACATCGCCGAACGAGCCGGAGTTGCTCGCACCGCGATCAGCCACTTCGTCGGCGATCACAAGGCACTGCGCGTCGCCACGATCCACGAGCTCGGCCGCCGCTACGAACTCGCGATCCGGGACGCAGTGGGTCCGGACCCAACTCCGGAGAACATCATCGACCTGCTGTTCTCCCGGGCCTGGACGACCCACCGCTCGACCGACGACCGCGCATTCGACCTCCTGCAAGCGACGGCGAGCCGGCACCCCGAAACACGCAAGGCCGTGCGGGACGCGTACGCCCTTCTCGTGGACGAGCTTGCCGCAGCGATCACGCGCAACTCGAAGACCTCCCCGCAGCGTGCCGCTGCCATCGCCTACGCAATCGTCTGTCTCTCCGAGTCCAACACCGTGTTGCTCGATGTCGGATTCCCCGAACATCACAGCCGGGACGCCGCCGGGCTGGCCCGCTCGATGCTGAAGACCGGCTGA